The segment cattgagcgcTCTTAGCTAGCAGTGCGTTCGCAGCAAGATTGTCTCCTAGCGGAATTGGGGTGTAAGGCAGTCGTCTTTATGTTGTGCCCATTGTTGGTCAATTCCGTAATTAACCCTCGGCAATGCACTGCAAGGAAAGAATAACAACAAATGTTAAGAATGTGATCCTCAAATTAGGTACAGGACacattttatatatttatgCAAGGGAATATTTGTTCTgttattttctgttattttttcATGAAACTCACCAAACAGATCCACACGAAGATCCAGGGCCAGAAGAAGAAGCTGATGATGCAATGCAGGGCGTGGTTCACCTTGTCACGGCTGCAATAGTAATACAGGTAATCAATAAGACGACAGAGTTATCTTGTTGTATTTTCCTTACTTGGTACGTTAAGGTTCATATTTCCCTAGACGTCGATCGTGCTGCGACTTAAATACATAGACCATAAACATACAAAGCATAAAAAACGTCTTTATCTATGAAAGCAGGAAAAGTGACAGTATgagtgaaaagaaaacaaacacacaaagaatAGAAAGATAATTTTGTCTATAAAATTCGGTCGTAGCGAGCTGGTTGCCGTCCTACAGTGTgagttgtgtaaaaaaaaactcactcCAACATTATCTTCTCCCAAAGCCCACATTTTACTAATCTTATACGCCTTTTCTGTTCTTAACAACTGATTATACCACAATTTTTCATCACTTCAGACTGTTGTCCGTACCGTTCATTCTGGATGACCACTGTCTGCGGTGCAGTTGGGGCCATCACCACGGTGGTCTGCTGCTGGGCCGCGGGAGGCGGTGGTCCGTACCCTGGTGCCGGCTGCCCGTACCCTGGTGCCGGTTGCCCGTACCCTGGTGCCGGTTGCCCGTACCCTGGCCCAGGCGGTGGTGGTTGGGCGTATCCCCCTGGAGGAGGAGCCCCGTACGCACCGGGTGGAGATGCCCCATATCCCTGGGGTGGAGGTGCCTCATACCCCTGGGGAGGAGGTGCCCCATACCCCTGGGGTGGAGGTGCCCCGTACCCCTGCGGTGGCGGTGCCCCGTACCCCGGCTAGTATAGGAAAACAGTATTAACTATTAATAGTaataatgatattttcatattcattgcACAGATAAACTAGAACtaattatacataatttttAGCTATAGAAGTTCATTCCTTTCTATTCTTACTAGGGAATTCGTATAACTTAACACTAATGTATTGTAGCACTTCCTCCGCAGTTGTATTCTCTTCATAACTTAGTACAAATCAAGCAAATAAACCTGTATATGTGCATGTCCTGGCCGTGAAACAAGAAAATGCTCCGCATCataggcgtcgccaaaatgaCTTACCTGTGGCACATAACCAGGTGGCGGTGGTCCTTTGTCCATTTAAAAGATCGTCAACACCAAAATGCCAAGGAAAAGTTGATCCGCAACAGTTTAGGCTATACGGAAAcggaagagagaaagaaatgtTACGAACGTCACTCGCAAACGGAAGTAGTAATGTTAAATGTAGCGTTACTACGTAGGTGTAGCTATAACTTTCTTTCGATCCAAGAGGAAGTACTGACACCCACCACCATCTTATATCTACACAAAAGACGTAAGGCAAACTGGAGTTAGGCCCAAAACAAATCTAGTATCCACAATTCTATCTTGGTCAACATTGCTCCACTTAATATTCACTCTCCCATATGCACAGGCGAGATTTAACGATTTATTCTATCGCCATTTTCATGGTGAATCACCGATAACTTTGTATGCTAAATGATCTTTAAACGAAAAGACAAGATTAGAAACTTTTAACAGCAACAAATGACTTTTTTCGCTTTCCAAACATCAGGTGGAATTCTAGTTCTCGGCCTGGCACAGTAACAAGTGGCATAGCTCTATCATTTTGGCAAAGATCCTACgtaaatgtctaaaaaaaaaccAACTCGAATGTAAAGTTGTCATGTTCTGTAAGTGTgtgacgccattttgaaatcaGTAAGTCGGAGCAGGAAATTGTTGACGACGAATCCTGACCGTGACTTTGACATGTAAGGGTTATGTCCAACTGTAGATTTCACAGTGAAAATCACAAGCATAAAATGCTCTACCATGATTGAGGCACATCTTACAAATCCATTTACAAACTTACCTCTTTGCTATGGCACGACGGAGACAGCTCTCTGGGGTACGTACTATCCAAACATGCCCTCCCCGGGTTGGGTGTCAGCTCACCGTGGACCGCGTTGTCACAGTGAGAAGCCTACACAAAGGTAACCGTGGTCACGGGGTGTAACACTACACCATAGTTCTGTCTGGTGGTATGCTAACTTTATTACGGTTTCAAGTTGTTGCTGGTCAATACACGTCAATTGGGTCAACAGTGGTGCAGGGATTCTTGTCTTGAGCGcaccaaaatgagcaaacgATAAAACGAACGGACAGCAGCTCTTACTGCTACGTATTTTGTAACgtatgtgtaaaatatgtgtaaGTTTATAGGGACTTAAGATTATGTaaactgttcctctgttttACTGTACTTCATCTGTACCTTGTCTGACCCTGGCCTTACCTCTTCCGACATGATCTCAATGGAAAGTGGACTCcgggccaatttgagctttcatgaattaacaaaagtttaaacaaacaaaaaggatagAAATTGATAAACAGGCGAAACATGACCTCCAAGAGTCACGCTTCAGTCACTACATTGCCATTGAATACATATCAAtaaaaatactttaaaaaacGACACAACGACATATACTAAGAGTATGGAGAAGTACTTATTCAAAATTTAAGATTCCAGTATTGGTAATTGCAAGATACATCCAAATTTTCCTTCATAACAACATCTTCGTTTATGGTATAACCAATAAGTCTTAAACAATCGTGGAACTAGAGTACTGATCTAAACATTTCTCTACTTCATTCTAAAGACTAGATATTTCATCGTAAAGATTGAAAATCCACGTAAGTAGATGCACAATAAAACGATATGAAATATATCTAATCATAAGATAGTTGAAGAacaaatgtacataattatacaaatgacaaacacaacGATTGTGACATATCCATTTACAAATTTACGTTGATTTGAAAGGTTTTcgtttgaaagtttgatacagACACTCATCAGCTCCGTTGGTGCAAAATACATGTTCATAGGCGTCATTGTAATATGCAAACTATCATCCAAAAAGTACGTACATACACATCGTCGAGACAATTTTTCCTGAATAAAACTTTGTAGATTAACCATATACTACCCCCCTCAACCCGATTAGTTTTTAGATTATTACGCTATAAATTTATCTTTCTTGGATACTATATTCCTACCTTGTACAGTACTAAAAGAATATCTTCAGATGATATGCACAGTCCCAATTATGCAATTAAACGATATGCTGGTTTGAATTGAAGTTTCTCTCTCCCCTTTAAGGTTTTGGTCCATAAAATGGAATGAAATATTagacaaaagaacaaaatataATATATTGTATAATTGCAATCAGATCATACCTTTACATTACATCGGAGTGACCACAAATCTGTAATATATGTTTACATACAATTTCCATACAAGCTTATTAGTAATTATCTTCTGGATTACATTCATGTCTTAActttacaaatatatatttctgTGCACATTGACTTCGCTGAGAAACTTCTGTGATATTAATGTACACCGTATTCAAGACCGCCCTCAAAGTGTTGTAAGGTATAGGGAAACGAGGAAGTCGAATAgtcaatacacctttctcacgcggcggccatgatagatcgaaaacgaggtcaatgaggcaaacagacaaaacctatttctaaaatcagctcccatttagtttcaAATAACAACTATGATAACTAGTGTCTTGATtcaaagatgtagcaatttggagtagcgtagactgatcccatatNNNNNNNNNNNNNNNNNNNNNNNNNNNNNNNNNNNNNNNNNNNNNNNNNNNNNNNNNNNNNNNNNNNNNNNNNNNNNNNNNNNNNNNNNNNNNNNNNNNNtcgttttcgatctatcatggccgcgtCGGGAGAAAGGTTTATACGACGGACAGACAGGTGAACATAGGTTATTGTTGTATCTTCAGCTCCTGGGTGAAAAGTTTGGATCATTCCATTGACGGATATGATGACAGTCCTGGTTTGTAGAGAGAGGAGGGTGGGGTATGTTCATCTGTTGTTATGGATACGAAGTCTTCCTTCAGTCACCTTCCATCATACACtggagaaacaacaaaaaggaaGTGAAATTGAAAAATAGGTGTACAAAGTGTCTCGGCGTGAAGTATTTTTTCATTGCACTATGTACtgtacagttttcttttctgATATAAAGGAATAAAATGTGAGAAAACAGATTTGTCAAGAGGTTTGGAAACCTTACTCACCAAGACGATCCACACGAAGACCCATGGCCAGAAGAACAAGGTGATTATGCAGTGCAGACAGTGGTTCACCTCGTTCCTGCAAGGATGATATCAAAAACGCATGAAGAAATAATATTCGTAAAACACTTTAAATGACCAAATCGAGTTTTTTTAAATGACCAAATCGTTGGAAAGTACTACAGTCATCTGTGATCCGGTTTTTAGACAAGCTGCAAAGTTTGGCTGCACAGAACTGTAGTATTCACTGAACAACTACTAGAGATCCAAGCAGAGGCTGGTgtggaaaatcgtgaccttttccctATATGCCGTATTTTCGACCAGCCTCCCCACCAACAAAGTTGCTATACGTGGAGTGGAGTTTGATAGGATAGCGATTAGCTGTTAACAGCCTTTGAGCCTCCGTTCACCAGCAGAGGTTAGTGGGGAGGCTGGTCGGCaaatacggcatataaggaaacgGTCACGATATTccacaccaacctctgcttggagagtactgtacATCTACGGAAACGGAATTGTGCAAGAAGAAAGCCTACCGACGCCTCTGGACAACAACAGTAGTAGGCTGCTGCTGCGCCACCACTACTGTGGTCTGCTGTGCTTGTGGATAGCCCGGCTGAACCGGCTGTGGAGCGTATCCCTGGGGTGGGGCGCCGTACGGCTGGGGTGGCGGAGCATACCCCTGGGGTGGGGGTGCGTATCCGGCTGGGGGTGGGGGTCCGTACCCCTGGGGTGGGGGAGCGTATCCCTGGGGTGGAGGAGCGTACCCCTGGGGTGGGGGGCCTGGGCCGTACTGTGGTGGCGGCGGTCCCTGGGTAAGAGAGATGTTTAAATGTAAACATTGCGTCAACCGTAAACGTTAGTGAAGACTTGTTTTTTGAGGATATCTTAAATCAGCAAAGACATAAGTGTGCGATGTCTCTTACCAGACACACTACTTGATGACGTACAACTATTTCATTaaagctaaggtcacatttccaaactggggcccggccgtgctgtttgtggaaacagaAATAGAGATgcatacgtaaaaatatacaatattctctttacgtcttgcgcagctttatttcttttatatgatcttagctcccgaaagctgccaggtcgggccccggtttggaaatgtaaagTAGGCCTTTATTGGCCCACGGTACACGTGTGGACTTTAGCAGTTCTACAGTGACTACCCCGGCGATGTGAGGGTTTCACCATTATATCGTGAACGAATTGTCCATCCACTGCAGTACCTGTTGATAGTGAACAGTTTGTCGGCATCCTGACACACTGAGGTGCGCCATATTCGCATTCCAATATGCAAACACCAAGATTGTTACACAAGCATATGACCATGATATCACTCGGTGTGCACTCGGTGTATTTAAGAACGAGTTACCAACGGAACATTTTAGCGGTCATCTGGCTTTAAGATAGTCCTTAGGAGTAACTAAATTTTAATGCCAGGAATAACGATATACTTTCATAACTTCCACGACGTTCATGCATGCATTAAGCGATTCCAACGGCCTGTGAACCGTTAGTATGACCATTTATACGACGTAAACACATTGCTCGCTACATGTAGTTGGAGATattctgatgaaaaaaaatcgtGCCACAAAGTCTCTAATTTGAAATAGTATTCCGGCCCCGTTAGCCCCATATGGTAAATAACAAGTTACCTCATCTTTTGGTGAAACGCTCATAGTACCCCGTAATGTTACCACACAGCGTCAGGTGTCAACAACAATGTACAACTGTTATATTCTGCGTCGCACACGACACCTGTTGACGTCACGCCTGACGACGTCAAGGTGATCCTATTATTCTGAGGATCAATAGATGATTACTGTACAGCTGATCATGTGATTGCTGTGCGGTTGGGCGTTGTCATATCTGCTTTCCCTTTAATCATCTTATCATATCAGATCACAAATATTGTTCTGCTTTCGAATTTAAATTCAGGTTCTTTTGTGTTGTCGAAACTCTGATAATAATCGGATAATTACTTGTTTAGCCGATTGTTGTGAGGTTAGGCGTTGtcattagcctgagtaccatccgtattctacggGGGCTAGCCGGCTCTTTACACTCGCTAACCCTAAGGagcccggtagaaataggatggtacccaggctagttgtCNNNNNNNNNNNNNNNNNNNNNNNNNNNNNNNNNNNNNNNNNNNNNNNNNNNNNNNNNNNNNNNNNNNNNNNNNNNNNNNNNNNNNNNNNNNNNNNNNNNNTCGGGTTAATTTTGGGTTGGGAAAGTTCCGTGTTGAATGTGGCTTTCGAATTCGCTTGAAGTTCTGCTTTGTAGATGAATTTCGCTACTGTGGACAATGGGACATGTATTTTGGACACACGCGTAGCGCCATAGTCAGTGAACTCTGTTTCAACTCCGCTTATTCTAAACAGGTTAAGAGGAATCATACAGATCACAGAGCTAACTTGTATATTGCTATAACATGCGTTATATATACAACCATTTcagaagacattgtcaaaacgCAGTCCGTACTTTCTTCCGGTTGATGATCACGCACACACAAAATTCCAATTGGCTAACAACCTATTGTCTGGCAGTATCGTAATTTTCGAAATGGCATGATGTGAGCAATACGTAGTTATGAATTATTCAGCGATGACTGTCTTACCACAGCCATGGAAACCAAGGACAACACATGCGCGCTGTCTTGTTCTATATGACTCAAATAGGCTAATTAAGTTTGTCAGAGGGGCCCCAAGAGGGACATATCTTAAATCAAGCGGAGAACATCATTATAGTACTAACGACGGCAATGACGACATCAAATTGACAAAAAGAGAGTATGACAGTTTGGTTATTATATGAAGATTTGCAGGATCAGATTATTACGGAGCTTTCATTGGCTCgtccattctttcattcattcatttattcattcattcattcatttccttttttattCGTGTATTACATGAGAGCATAAAAATGAGTACAATTATAATGTGATATGATTGGATAGAATAGCTGGATAAACATTGAATTTGCTACCAGTTACTTATCAATTGGGCAATGTGCTAATGATGAAATCGTCATCTTTTATGCAAAGGCTTTTGAGTATCAGAAATTGGTATGTTGAATCTAGCAttaaattaaatgcatttttatCGATGCATGTTCATACAGCTAACACATCAAATGTTAATACACAGATAAGAAACCTACCGGCGCTGCGGCACTGTACGGTGGAGGCTGGTACGGAGGTGGTACCTGTTGAGGCTGGATATGGGGAAATACAGGTATCTCTATGAATCCTGGCATCTTTacgtatctatatctgtataaaATTACTTGAATGTATTGTTGCAGAAATGTTAAATACATCATTCATATACATAGCGGAACAACCGGGTGAATGCATATTTCCGTTTATCgtcgtgtacatgtatgtctatttATTCTTTAGGAAAATACAATTACTAGTACCTTCGCTAGAAGGCTATGTTTTccgtagcgtttgtgtgtatagTTGACTAGCATAACCCTAAAATGCCTgggtggattgtattgataattGGTGCGTGGGTAGGTGTCCCTGAAACGAGTAGATTTttggctccctagcggcttactATGGTACTGCATCGGTTTTATATATCGAGGGTTCTGGCTAGTGAACAAGTGGCTAGTGaagaatataacgttagttgatTTGCAAATTTTTCAAGTGGAGTTAAACCAGAAGTATCAATCTAACGTAGAACGAAAGTGAAACCACGCATCAAGGAAGTCATTCGTGTCACAGCTGCTGGTCATTTCCATAACATAATGATAAAAtgagaaaggaagaaaaaacatAAATCATATACGTTAATTATGTCTAGACTGAAAGTAATCTACAGTCTATTGCATAACATAAATGACGAGCATGCGACCTTGCAATCAAATTTGGCTGTGAATCCAATTTCATATATCTAAATATCAAGTACTTATGCGGAGCGCCTAATATACAAATCCAGCCAAGATTCTATCTAATTACTAAATTAGACAATTTGACAGTTTTCACCCAAACTCCGTGTGATTTACACATGTAgactgcatgtacaatgtaacgttataatgtaaAAGAAATGTAGCAAAATGTAGCAAAATCATGCTTCCGGTATGGCTCTGGTGAAATTGGCCGTGACAAATCTTATGATAACATTTTCAGTCACGACATACGGATTCTGTACGACACATACGCGACTTTTCCAAGAACGTCTCCAACTTTTTATCGTGTGACGAACGGCGCCAGTCACAATGTCTTACAATCAACGTACCGAAACCGTCTAAAGACTTAAGGCCGGAGTATCAAGTGGCCATGAACAAAAGTAGGTCAATTGAACGAGGCATTCCATTCATTTTTCTAAGCTGcatattttgtgttgtatcttgtgtattgttttgttattagatATAACATAAAAGATTGGTAGTCAAACTGCAAGTGATGCAATATTTAGGATCAGGATCAGaccgaatgaatgaatgaaagatttAACCTGCATGTCATTGGCCATAATTGAACATCGCCATATGGCATTTCCTCTCAATGAATAAACAACATTGTCGATAGCGAGAAAAAAATGGTTATTTTATACATCTAGATCTGGCTGACTTCCAAAGATATTGTTACGGTCACCTCTTCTCAAATCCCGTCCATGTAGTGATTTGTAATATTGATCTAATGTTACACAGTGAAAGGTCGAACGTGTCAAGTCGCCACATGCCATGTTTGTGTTAGCAAAACATGGGGAGTTTTTCTGGCTCACAAGCGTACCAGTGACCACCTGGCAACTGTCTCACCTttgtacatgttacaaattACTGTTGCTATAAAATTTGAGCTTCTGATTTGAATGTGTATGTACAAAATCGGTGGTACAAACCAGGAAatgatgtatgaaaaaaaaaatgttacgaACCCTATAACGATATCTCCCACTACTACAGTACGTTATCTGATGTGTTTACGGTCTTCGTTTGTCTGGATCGCCAGTCCAGTAGATATTAgactatgtaacgttagactATGTACACCATACCTGAGGAGGATAGCCGGCCTGTGGTGGGTAGGCAGGGTCTTTTGGTGGAGCGCTCGGAGCATAGGCAGGGTCAGCCATGTTTGATTCCAGCCTACCTATAATTTATGTAGTTATGCAGGATGACGGAGCGCCTGCGCTGTAAGCTTCATGGTCCGTCTGATGTAAAAAGTTTGACGTCATTTGAAGCCACAGAAAACATAAACGTTGTCACGATTTAAGAAGCTCCTTGGTAAATGTCAATACTAGCCACGAatacatactctccaagcagaggttaggccccggctgtttttaaattcatttttaggggcgtttttatcgggctttctattttgtattgtatcttgctatGTCAAAATCTAGGgaagatacaatacaaagtagaaatcccgataaaaacgactaaaaaaagtctttaaaaaacggccggagcctaaacctctgcttgaagagtaacgAATACATAAATCGTAGATTTACCCATACATAGAAATTGTCAGAATGTACAGTTACGCAAAAGCACACTTGAGAGATCCTGTGAGATATTCGATGCAATTGTTactttttaagttttaacaTGAAAGAGATATAAAAATCGCGGTTGATCATAGAATGCTAAGCaataagaaacaaaacagaatgaatatttctcttcagtcatatcatgtaacgttatgactgACAATTAAAGTTTAATATGAAATCACTTCTGAATCATCAACGTTATAGTTGGGTAATAAAAAGTCTGCCCTACAAGTTGACGTTGATACGCATAAAAGCGGTCTCACTCTACGCACGTTTTTAAGTTGTGAATACGTTTTAATTGCCATTGTGGTAattaataattattataatgcATTTATGGCATTTCGTTTACCTGTAGGATTCTGACATAATTTTTAGCATGttctgatgtaacgttacttgctCAATTGAAATATTTGTTACCCAGTTAAAGCATTCTCTTGTACCACATTTGTATTCTCTTTCACAATGCAAGCAATGAACGCCTGTGAAAGTGAAACGTAAAGAGGTTCATCTGTCAATCAACAAGTGCTTCACCTGGCCACGCCCCTACAGCATGTGACGATccaaaaccaagatggcggcgaccAAGTACCATTTTACCCAGGAAGCTCCATCCGATACCCTATTATCCGACGTGCAGACGCTTAATAAGTTCCAGGATGAGGTGAGAAAATCTGGATTATATGTAGAATGTACTGGCGTAAGAGTAACATTCGGTGCAAACTTCATGTTGTCAGGAAATGCGCTTAAATGTAgcaggaagggggagggggggcgtcaaaatgtttttgtgatcATCATATGATATCCTGTTATATCAAAGAAGTTAGGAGTTTAGATGTTTGAAATACAAAACCCTATCGATATGGGCAATAAGCGAACTATCCAAGTAATGTAAGTAACTTGCAATGAATTAACATTTTAGCATCTAGTGTCTATGTAAAGATTGTGTTATTAAAAATTGTCCAATAGAAAATATTAACATATATCCCTTGTTTATGATATTCTTGAGCTGCGCAATGTTAGATAATAGAAGTGATGTATAACTTCAATCATTATGTGATGCTTCTATTTCTTTCAGCAATTTTCCCAGCTCATCTCTATCGTCTTCTCATTTCTTGTGGAACCTGGCAAGGTAAAATTCAATGATTATCACAAGCATGTTTcagtatttctatttttctacTTGTAACAATGAATCTATGACTTGCTGACTTGTAATAAGATGAATTCTCACTTTTCAGTCTGCCAGAATGTTGCAGCAGCTTGATGAGTTTGCAGAGCATCATGGGATCAGTGCGGGACCACTCAAGAACGTGGTGAAGAGTCTACTGTCTGTGCTGAATGGTGGGTAAAATGTTGAGTGTCCGACCACAGATGGGTGTCAGGGGCTTCGGCCCTAGCTTCACCAACTCGGCCCGTGGCTAATCAGAAAAACATCCTAACGCaagccctaaccctaatttGAACCTTGAAtcgaccagggtgttgggctgaGTTGACTTGCCCAAGTTGGTAAAGTATGGCAGCATGCTGATCCCACCACAGCGGACTGAGCTAGGATGAAGCTTTTTTGATAGGTAGAAGTGCAAAGCAGCCTTGCCATGGGTTTGCGTTTGTCACCCCTACccttcttgataagtgtgtaCTAGTAAGTTCCTTTTGCATGCATAGTGGTACATATTCTTTGTGTTGTATGTACCACATTAGACTACTTTGTACTGATCTCACAGATAGGTATAagcatttcaaatttcaaaagtcGTTGTAACCATAAGAACCTCTTAATTTACCCCAACAtggatgaaaaaaacaacaaccaagtATTAGTACATTATTGTACTTAGGAATTGATTAGAAGCTGTCTTCAATCGAACAAATAAATTGTCCTGGCAGAAAAGAATATTTTATTAGTGATACAAAACATGTTTCTTTTATTCTGCATTATCAGGTGCCTTGAGAAGAAATCTGACACCAGCCCTTCTGAAGGAGGACTTGACTAACCTAGGTAAGCTGCTGTATCATAGTCTGTCCGTTTgttgatatttaagtgtttGTAAAATGATAATGATCATATGAGTGCATCTTTACTCACATATCCTATTAAGAACATTACATCAAATAATTCTATATTTAATGTATACATGCTAGGTGTGACAGAAGAAAGGGCATCATACCTAGAAAGTCAGGTAAGACATCTTCCAACTTCAACTTTGAACAAAATGGAAGGATAAACATATAAGGATATACTGGTATGAAAGACAGCAGGTGTTGTCTGAAACGCGTGACCAAATTTTATCCAGttaagtactagtacctgtttAATGTCTAATGCTTCTTTACATAATTGTAAATTTGTATCTTCAATCTGCCGTGGCATAATAATGGTACTCATAACAAATCAAAggtattttttaaaaactacTTGACTTAAACATTTCCATggctaacgttatacattttatTACTAGAGGGTATTTTATGTTAATCTTCTTTCTGCTGCATAACAGAGGAAACAATGCAAACTCCCTTGGTAGAGGAAGGTTTATTAAGGTAGTCATGCTTTTTGTTTCTCTGACCAGTGGAAGTCCAACCTGGCTGCCCTGTCCAGAATGGCCATGGGTCAGACCCTGTTGGTCAACCAGCTGGTGGACATGGAGTGGAAGTTTGGAGGTAAGTTGACGTTTATGATAAAAATCTAGTTGCCAATTATGAAAAGGTTttaatgaaagttcatctgtgacagtaATTTATGCTATAAAGATTTTATACACTTTACCAAC is part of the Branchiostoma floridae strain S238N-H82 unplaced genomic scaffold, Bfl_VNyyK Sc7u5tJ_218, whole genome shotgun sequence genome and harbors:
- the LOC118408614 gene encoding postacrosomal sheath WW domain-binding protein-like codes for the protein MDKGPPPPGYVPQPGYGAPPPQGYGAPPPQGYGAPPPQGYEAPPPQGYGASPPGAYGAPPPGGYAQPPPPGPGYGQPAPGYGQPAPGYGQPAPGYGPPPPAAQQQTTVVMAPTAPQTVVIQNERRDKVNHALHCIISFFFWPWIFVWICLCIAEG
- the LOC118408617 gene encoding extensin-like, translated to MADPAYAPSAPPKDPAYPPQAGYPPQPQQVPPPYQPPPYSAAAPGPPPPQYGPGPPPQGYAPPPQGYAPPPQGYGPPPPAGYAPPPQGYAPPPQPYGAPPQGYAPQPVQPGYPQAQQTTVVVAQQQPTTVVVQRRRNEVNHCLHCIITLFFWPWVFVWIVLCMMEGD
- the LOC118408612 gene encoding COMM domain-containing protein 7-like, whose amino-acid sequence is MAATKYHFTQEAPSDTLLSDVQTLNKFQDEQFSQLISIVFSFLVEPGKSARMLQQLDEFAEHHGISAGPLKNVVKSLLSVLNGALRRNLTPALLKEDLTNLGVTEERASYLESQWKSNLAALSRMAMGQTLLVNQLVDMEWKFGVTAASSEVQKVGNTFLQLKLVVNKGDRTENVYMELTLPQFYSFLHEMEKAKSSLEYFT